A window of the Syntrophothermus lipocalidus DSM 12680 genome harbors these coding sequences:
- the rsmG gene encoding 16S rRNA (guanine(527)-N(7))-methyltransferase RsmG, with product MKKEGKLRRFQELLERENKRVNLVSKQMSREELEKHFEDCLEFARYWDATGKLVADIGSGGGLPGMVLAIVFSEGKFCLIEADSKKSAFLTMAGRELNLPNVSVITERVEAIGRDDGFRAMFDFVLVRAVARLNVLVEYGLPLLKRGGLLVAWKGRNCNVELKEAVRALEVIGGQVKDLKAYCLLGGQRYLVAIEKVKETPEAYPRRIGVPEKRPL from the coding sequence ATGAAGAAGGAAGGAAAGTTAAGACGGTTTCAGGAGCTGTTGGAGAGGGAGAATAAGAGGGTCAATTTGGTTAGCAAACAGATGTCGCGGGAAGAGTTGGAGAAGCACTTTGAGGACTGTCTGGAGTTTGCGAGGTACTGGGATGCAACAGGAAAGCTGGTTGCCGACATCGGTAGCGGTGGCGGGTTGCCCGGTATGGTATTGGCAATAGTTTTTTCGGAGGGGAAGTTCTGCCTGATCGAAGCTGATTCAAAGAAGAGTGCTTTTCTGACGATGGCAGGAAGGGAGTTGAATCTTCCGAACGTAAGCGTAATCACCGAACGGGTGGAGGCGATTGGAAGGGATGATGGATTCCGGGCAATGTTCGATTTTGTCTTGGTGAGGGCTGTTGCTAGGTTGAATGTGCTGGTGGAATACGGCTTGCCGTTGTTGAAGCGGGGAGGGCTATTGGTGGCCTGGAAGGGACGTAACTGTAATGTTGAATTGAAGGAGGCAGTCCGCGCATTAGAAGTAATAGGGGGTCAGGTAAAGGACCTGAAGGCTTATTGCCTGCTTGGAGGGCAGAGGTACTTGGTTGCGATTGAGAAGGTGAAGGAGACGCCGGAGGCCTATCCAAGGAGAATCGGGGTTCCGGAGAAGAGGCCCTTGTAG